In Nomia melanderi isolate GNS246 chromosome 5, iyNomMela1, whole genome shotgun sequence, a single genomic region encodes these proteins:
- the LOC116424588 gene encoding uncharacterized protein LOC116424588 isoform X1 has protein sequence MFQLSVLDVDKFIHTFVQNLGLRIESPVCKNHTKITFIKYVNRACKIKHRLLCTIEKMREINVQENLDLSNERNVQCFIEKHINFFDKPTSLNNRQILTSHLKHINTKILQKVETKRRNIENIKRVEVKVLNNNVSYKKKVKTNLRNKFCGLKKNLSPTLSREKHVNLQICKRRKCKSTAITENSDIFFYDTTKLKSCNSIIDSNAKLYNQKDSINHSLTKSVIDIAKKEIEMAEKILWFHTKDVEFIKKKLHVFLYIAKNENYVGNMNNRMKYNQLLCHHSILCLIEPSKKAFVSIEDDLMIVIKKHLSQGYKYQFEFQRGSQNCFTALLVLSQWASILVQHLNTTMIQTICGILRCDVHEILVLHSP, from the exons ATGTTTCAACTATCTGTTTTAGACGTGGACaaatttatacatacatttgtTCAAAATTTAGGTTTAAGAATTGAATCTCCTGTTTGTAAAAATCAcacaaaaattacatttataaagtaTGTCAACAGAGCTTGTAAAATTAAACATCGGTTACTATGCACTATAGAGAAAATGAGAGAAATTAATGTACaagaaaatttagatttgtCTAATGAAAGAAATGTACAATGTTTTATAGAAAAACATATAAACTTTTTTGATAAACCGACTTCTTTAAATAACAGACAGATATTAACTTCACActtaaaacatataaatacaaaaatacttcaaaaagttgagacaaaaagaagaaatatcgaaaatataaaaagagtggaagttaaagtattaaataacaatgtatcttataaaaagaaagtaaaaactAATTTAAGAAATAAGTTTTGTGGATTAAAGAAGAATCTGTCCCCTACATTAAGCAGGGAAAAGCATGTTAATCTACAAAtatgtaaaagaagaaaatgtaagAGTACAGCTATAACTGAAAATTCTGATATATTCTTTTATGATACAACTAAGCTGAAAAGTTGCAATAGTATTATCGATTCAAATGCAAAGTTGTATAATCAGAAAGATTCGATTAATCACAGTTTGACGAAAAGTGTAATAGACATAGCTAAAAAGGAAATAGAAATGGCAGAGAAAATTTTATGGTTTCATACAAAAGATGTAGAGTTTATTAAGAAGAAATTACATGTTTTCTTATATATTGCAAAG aatGAAAATTACGTTGGTAATATGAACAATCGGATGAAATACAATCAACTTCTTTGTCATCATTCAATTTTATGTTTGATTGAACCAAGCAAAAAAGCTTTTGTCTCAATTGAAGATGATTTAatgattgttattaaaaaacatCTATCGCAAggatataaatatcaatttgaaTTTCAGAG AGGTTCACAAAATTGTTTCACTGCTTTACTTGTCTTAAGTCAGTGGGCCAGCATTTTGGTACAACATTTGAATACAACAATGATACAGACAATTTGTGGTATATTGAGATGCGATGTACACGAAatattagttttgcatagtccATAA
- the LOC116424588 gene encoding uncharacterized protein LOC116424588 isoform X2, with protein MREINVQENLDLSNERNVQCFIEKHINFFDKPTSLNNRQILTSHLKHINTKILQKVETKRRNIENIKRVEVKVLNNNVSYKKKVKTNLRNKFCGLKKNLSPTLSREKHVNLQICKRRKCKSTAITENSDIFFYDTTKLKSCNSIIDSNAKLYNQKDSINHSLTKSVIDIAKKEIEMAEKILWFHTKDVEFIKKKLHVFLYIAKNENYVGNMNNRMKYNQLLCHHSILCLIEPSKKAFVSIEDDLMIVIKKHLSQGYKYQFEFQRGSQNCFTALLVLSQWASILVQHLNTTMIQTICGILRCDVHEILVLHSP; from the exons ATGAGAGAAATTAATGTACaagaaaatttagatttgtCTAATGAAAGAAATGTACAATGTTTTATAGAAAAACATATAAACTTTTTTGATAAACCGACTTCTTTAAATAACAGACAGATATTAACTTCACActtaaaacatataaatacaaaaatacttcaaaaagttgagacaaaaagaagaaatatcgaaaatataaaaagagtggaagttaaagtattaaataacaatgtatcttataaaaagaaagtaaaaactAATTTAAGAAATAAGTTTTGTGGATTAAAGAAGAATCTGTCCCCTACATTAAGCAGGGAAAAGCATGTTAATCTACAAAtatgtaaaagaagaaaatgtaagAGTACAGCTATAACTGAAAATTCTGATATATTCTTTTATGATACAACTAAGCTGAAAAGTTGCAATAGTATTATCGATTCAAATGCAAAGTTGTATAATCAGAAAGATTCGATTAATCACAGTTTGACGAAAAGTGTAATAGACATAGCTAAAAAGGAAATAGAAATGGCAGAGAAAATTTTATGGTTTCATACAAAAGATGTAGAGTTTATTAAGAAGAAATTACATGTTTTCTTATATATTGCAAAG aatGAAAATTACGTTGGTAATATGAACAATCGGATGAAATACAATCAACTTCTTTGTCATCATTCAATTTTATGTTTGATTGAACCAAGCAAAAAAGCTTTTGTCTCAATTGAAGATGATTTAatgattgttattaaaaaacatCTATCGCAAggatataaatatcaatttgaaTTTCAGAG AGGTTCACAAAATTGTTTCACTGCTTTACTTGTCTTAAGTCAGTGGGCCAGCATTTTGGTACAACATTTGAATACAACAATGATACAGACAATTTGTGGTATATTGAGATGCGATGTACACGAAatattagttttgcatagtccATAA